From Acidianus brierleyi:
CTGGTTTCTACACAGTTGATGTGCTCAATTTCATTTCACAGTTTAAGTATATAATTGCTGTGCCTGTTGGGGACGTGAAGGTGTTTGAGGAGTTTGACGGGGATTACACAACTAATAGTAAGTAGGAGGGATGAGCAGGTCAAGTTCAGGCTTCTCGTGTATAGCAAGGAAAAAGTGAGGAGAAAGAAGAGTCTTGTTTATTTTGCTAGGGCTACTAATCTAGATCTGCCCAAGAGGGAAGTGTTGGATTTGTACAATAAGGTAAGAGGTCCTATAGAGACCTCTTATAGGAACATTAAGGCTTTTCTTCCATTTACTAGTTCTACTAAGTTTGTTTTCCGCACGTTGATCTTCGTGCTGGCCATTGTACTCTACTCCTTATATACCATATTCAAGGGGGAGGTGGGGAGAGAGGAGTTTAGATTATTATTAATTCTTTTATTTCCTGATTTATTCAATCCAGAGAATTTTACATTTAATGTAATTGAAACACTTATTTACACTATAGATTTATTTTTAAGGAGGTGATTTTGGGTCTACCGTAACGGACGTGGCTTCCTGCTTCAAAGCCCCACCTTGCCAGTTGTAGAGGGCGGAGCTCCACAGTGAGTGTCGTTCCGATCCCGAGCACTAATGTGACCCTACAGTGTCCCCTTATGTGACTGTTGAATGGAGTAGAAGCGTACCACATAGACCCTCGCTTTAACCAAGGCGGTGACGCTTACTCCGTCAGTGATTGTAATTAAGAGAATATTCGAAAAAGACGTATATAAGCCTTACAAAGGGGTTTATCCATCTCCACGGATGTAGTCTTCCGCTCCCTTTGAACCCCTGAATCTAATAAATGGAGTTAAATTCTTGCATAAGAAATAGTTCCTAAGTATCGTATAAAATGCGGGGAGTGGGACTTGAACCCACGCAGGCCTTCGCCAATAGGGCCTGAACCTATCCCCTTTGGCCTAGCTCGGGCATCCCCGCTTACTAGTATAAATTAACTATAATCTAATAAAAATAACTTGCGCCGGGGACGGGATTTGAACCCGTGTGTCCTTGGAAGGACAGTGGGTAGCTTGCAATCTGGTCTCGAGCCCACCCCCTTAGTCCACTCGGGCACCCCGGCATATAGCATATTAATATACTTCTAAAAAATTAAAATTATGCCGGAATATAAGTAGGATTACTTTCTGTAGATATCTTATTTTGTTTTATCATTTCCTGGCGTATATATTTAGGTATACTGAATATAGTATGATGAGTTTCTCCATCATAAAATCTTAGTTCGCCATTTATCCTTTCCTTAATCTTTTTATCAATATCTTCTTTAGAAAGGTCAATAGGATTAATATAATCAGAAGCGTAAACAAATCCCCATAATCCGTCAAATGCAGGTACGTATACTATTGATGTTACAACATACTGGAAAATATGTTTTAATGTATTATATATAGTGGTAAAAGTATCAGTGTTAAATGATGGAGAAGTAGCTTGAGTAACCATACCTCCGCCTACATTTATATGCTTTTTAAGCTTTTCATAGAATTCTTTTGTATACAATTTGTAAGATGTGTTTCCTAATATAGGATCAGTAAGATCTAATATAATTGCATCATAATTATCGTTATTATTATCAAAAAAATTATATGCATCGCTAATTATTATCTTAGATCTAGGATCATCAAAAGAACCTTTATGCCATTCTTGAAGATATTTTTTTGCAAAGTCTATTACTGACTGATCTATATCTACCATAACGCTCTCAGTAACTAATTTGTGCCTTAATACCTCCCTAAGTGTAGCACCCTCTCCACCGCCTAATATAAGAACATTTTTAGGATTTTTTATGCTTAAAAGTAAAGGATGAACTAACGTTTCATGATATATAAATTCGTCAAATACACTAGATTGAATTTTGCCATCTATAATGAGGGTCTTGCCAAACCTAGTTAATTCCGCTACCATAATTCTCTGATATGATGTTTTTATATCCTCTATTACTCTATCAATCAAATGCCCATGAAACTCACAAGGATATTGCCATTCTAAATGCCAGCTCCATCCATATTGCATTACTTAATCCTTACCCCGTTAACCTTTTTATTCTGCCATGAGTAGCTTCTTATTCTCTTAGATTTTCCAAACCCGCATGCTGCACAGTAGTGTTTAGTTACATTATATGAATTTCTTCCACATCGTCTGCATCTAATATGTGTATAATTGTTATTCATTTTTCCAAATGAAGGTGTACCTTTCATATTACCTCACTGATTTATTGTTGTATAGGCGAAATAAGTATAACATTATCTCCTCTTATAACTATCGTACCTATTTTTTTTCCACTTCCGTCTGACTGAATCTCTTCAGAATCTGAAAGTACTAGATTCATATGTTGATCATAACTCTTTAAAGTTCCTCTGACTTCCTTACTTCCCTTTAGTTTTACTAGTACTAAACTTCCTAAAGATTCTGCGAGTAACTTATGCGCGGTTTCTGCCAAAATCTCACCTACACGATAAAAGGAACAACTAATTTATAAATTATTTGACAATTAGTCCCGCCGCGGGGACTTGAACCCCGGACCACCCGGTAACTGCCCTCTATCTAC
This genomic window contains:
- the speE gene encoding polyamine aminopropyltransferase — translated: MQYGWSWHLEWQYPCEFHGHLIDRVIEDIKTSYQRIMVAELTRFGKTLIIDGKIQSSVFDEFIYHETLVHPLLLSIKNPKNVLILGGGEGATLREVLRHKLVTESVMVDIDQSVIDFAKKYLQEWHKGSFDDPRSKIIISDAYNFFDNNNDNYDAIILDLTDPILGNTSYKLYTKEFYEKLKKHINVGGGMVTQATSPSFNTDTFTTIYNTLKHIFQYVVTSIVYVPAFDGLWGFVYASDYINPIDLSKEDIDKKIKERINGELRFYDGETHHTIFSIPKYIRQEMIKQNKISTESNPTYIPA
- a CDS encoding 50S ribosomal protein L37e, whose translation is MKGTPSFGKMNNNYTHIRCRRCGRNSYNVTKHYCAACGFGKSKRIRSYSWQNKKVNGVRIK
- a CDS encoding LSM domain-containing protein, yielding MAETAHKLLAESLGSLVLVKLKGSKEVRGTLKSYDQHMNLVLSDSEEIQSDGSGKKIGTIVIRGDNVILISPIQQ